From the genome of Procambarus clarkii isolate CNS0578487 chromosome 66, FALCON_Pclarkii_2.0, whole genome shotgun sequence:
aggtgatgttctgacaaacacctggggtcgccttcttgaaccgttcatcctctcctcttccctgtctcttctgaattctggtgagcccactcgtttggactctcggaccctttcctgtcttgatctttctgtgCTCGTCGTCTATTaacttagatttcatgtggcggattcttgatgacctccacggCAGTGACCTTTTCCCcacccttgttacctttttctcttttcaccctcccctctctttccctctcccctctctttccctaggtgtctgtttgctaaggcagactggaacctattttccctccgtgctgctctctctgatctctccctcgtgccctcctcctttttcatgacaccatcttcgatgcactccgctctattcctcgttcttcctctcggggacaacggaagtgcgttccctggtggaatgtggactgtgcacgggctgttcgctgtaagcgtgcagcctggaagagacaccgctgccggcagacggctgattcttttcttttcttttggaaggcgagtgcggtggcccatagggccatccgtacagctaagcgTGAGTGTTGTAAgttttatgtttccaccattatgtccgaaactcctctgctgcAGATCTGGAAGCATGTCCGCAAGATTACAGGCAAGTTCGTTCcctatgtctcgccggtccttcacctgCATGGTACTGTTGTGgctgacccgttgcaggtcgcgactgaactgggttcccacatttcttatgttagctctggttctcatcttcctcaatctttccttcttcgtaaacctgtttttgaatctcgtcctttagatttctgcactcatctcaaaCTTTCCTATGacaatcccttctctctctgaacttcgttctgccctggccctctgcggttctacggcggcgggctccgatagcattcattatgagatgcttcgacatctccctccgtgcacgtctcagtatttactgagtctgtataatcgggtctgggagtcgtcgtcagtccctgaggactggctcgatgccgttgtcctccctgtttgaaAACCAGGGTCTCGGattatcccccaaggacttccaccttattgccctcatgagttgtttctgtaaactctttgaacgtatggttaacgttcgtctgatgtggttcttagaacactatcaccacctctcccattCTCAAATTGATTTTTGCTAGtgctgcagcacaacagatgtcctggtgaacttggaggtctctcTTCATACTACTATTGCTTCTAAGACCTCCGTTgtagccgtcctttttgacctagaaaaagcTTAcaccaccacttggcgatatcatattctgtcccaacttcattcttttggccttcgtggtcatctccctctctttctccaaagcttcctctcttgtcgttcctttcgagtgaggcttggtaccactctctacaTCTTTCAGCAATACGAGGGTGTGCCCCAAGGCAGTGTTCTGAGGaagactctttttctggttgccctcaatgatggtctttcctctcttccttctagcgtcttctccgctctctatgtcgacgatcttactctttgctgtcggggtgatgattcgcctctcgttCAACTGCGGCTTcatcttgcgattgatgccgtgtcttcttgggccaccaatcatggctttaggttctctatgtctaagacttgtgctaagacttttactcggaagtgtgTCGTTCTTCGtctctctttgtcactttatggtcacccCATTGTGTTCAAGGattccactaagcttttggggttaatcgttGACACTCGTTTGCCTTGGtccccccatatctcttacctccgagttgaatgctctaaggcccttaccctccttcaggtattgtcccatacttcttgggaaaCGAATAGGTGCACTTTCCtcactttacattcctctctcgtcctgtctaaactcgattatggttgccctgcatattcatctgcttctcctactcttcgccgtcttgatgctttgcaccatactgggttgtgcctcagctctggtgcctttcattcgactcctGCCCTcaccttgtatgttgacactggcttcctatctctccgggaccgccgtgatcgctactgtcttccctATCTTGtgcagtccttgcaacatccttcctctcgcctctgtcgtgctttaacttttacccctcctgtggttcctgttcctcttcaactccctctttctgtctggttatctcgcttacaggattctctttcagtttgtatttctaatatttctcctcgtattgttccttccttgctttTTATATGATTCGCCttttgcgtttctgttctcgtattggcatccttggtgatatttagcgccctctgattatcccgcacatttgttggtgctacatagccttccaggtttggtgccttcttttgataattacttatcaaGCTGCTAAACTGCTGAGGATAAAAATCATGGTAAATGAGAAATGGACTTGCTCAGAATCAATTACGCAAAACGAAATAGCAAATGCAATACCACAAGAACTATCATCTTTTACGAAGTGGCTCATCAGTGGGAAAAATTCTTTGACAGCGTACATGTTAAAAATTActatttggaaaaaaaaattaatattgtcacaaacccttctatcttgagatgatttcggggcttagcgtcccccgcggccccggtcctcgaccaggcctcctttttgttacatatccccaggaagcagcccatagcagctgtctaactcccaggtacctatttactgctaggtaacaggtgcatcaggggtgaaagaaactctgcccatttgtttccacctccatcgTTGATCGAagatggaacctcaggactacgaatctgaagcgccgtccactcagctgtcagacccctGTGAATGACTGGCTTACAGAGAGACAGGCAGCATTACTTTCAGAAAAAATCCAGACATACTCGTGAACTTCCACTTCATGGTACAACTTATGCATGGCTTAAGATTCTTAAATGACTACCACAGAGTTCAAAGGCTTGAGACGGCTTGAGGATAATCCTAATGGAAAAGGAACCCTAGACACAACTGTGATGACTTGTTATCAGGAAAGTCATTGAGAACAATTGCTACTGGCCATTACCCTGTGTGAAACGCGTTTGCAACTAACTCGGTCCCTAAAAATACTTTCCTACTAAATGGGAAACTTCATTTCTTATCATGGACCAAAACTCCTCAAGCCAAAGAGTAAAATATTCCGTGAAAGTGATGTCAGCAAGACTCTTGATCTTAATTCATTCGGAAATGTAACTCGGTCATGGAACCTATGTAAGCAACATTCAACAGGCGGGAGACAAATCTTTGCCGTGTGGAGCCAAGTGGTGAGTATGTCCCCCAACTGGAATGCTGTCAATACAATGATACAAGGTACCCCTGGAACAGCAACCATGGGTACCATTTACTGCCAGCCATACCACTGTCTCCAACTGATCGTCACTGTCTCCAACTGTCACTGTCTCCAACTGATCGTTCAATTCAACTGATAATCCTAACATATCTAGAACATTTGACAACGCACATTTATAGGAGAAAAGCTAAATGTGTTGTGACCCCAGACTTGGGATTGTATCGACGTCTGCAACAACTACACAAGATGATCGCAACGCCGCAGAGGACCTCTAGCACCCGCAGCGGGGGATAAGAGTCACTGCTCTATAGCTCCCAATTCTCCGTAACCAGTTTATCACCAAACTCGTTCAGGAACTTGGTTCCATTTACCGCAAGGGTCCTTGAGTCAGTGAGGCCTTTATCCGCGGATATGAAGTGTTGGTGCGCCCTGAGGCATCTTGCCAGCCCGTTCTCTCAACTCATACGTATTGCCAACCTGTTCTCTCAACTCATATATCTTGGAAACCCGTCTTCTCAACTGATATATCTTGCCACTAAGGATCTGGCTTTACTAAAGAACAACTAGATTTGACTGAGGAACAGTCTTCCTCTACTTGCGGTAGACTAGTAAATTTAGCAAAGTTGGAAGAGTTAGTAGAAGCAGTGATTATATTCCCTGTTGTCAGGTTGGGTGTTGATCTGGTTTACccagagcgctttgtcatgggttcgtatcctggccggggaggatttactgggcacaaatccttaactgtagcctctgtttaacgcaacagtaaaatgtgtacttggttgtaacaacgattcttcgcggcggggatcgtattccagggacctgctcgaaacgctacgcgtactagtggctgtacaagaatgtaacaactcttgtatatatctcaaaacaaaacaaaactgaacaccacaacacctcAAAACTTATTACAAAACATCTGAAGCAACACTTAATTTAACTTCTTAATCTAATTCTAAATCTCGAAAACACAGTACATATAACAGCTAAATAATGCACTGTAATTTAGTACATTATAAATGTGTACACAACTATAAAGTAAGTTCTTGAATTAAAATGGGAAACAATGAAAATAAGTCAATTTTGTTTTGATTAAACATGATGTTTTAACAATTAAGCAGAGATCTGTTAGAACAAAATAGGGCAATGGAACCCACCTCGGTCCTTACGTAGTTTGTGGTAAAAATAGATATATTCCATTAAAGTTTGATACCCCGCGGGGGAGTCTAAAATATCGATCTCATTCATAAACGTTTTAAAGACGCTGTTAAATATTCTATTAAAGAAAAATGGCCTTCTTTATCACGCCTCTCTGCCGGtgtctccatcatccacaccttcCGTGGCGGCAAGTTGGCCAAAACTGTGTGTTTTAAATATCACCAGAAATATTTTGTGGTGGAATGTTATCGTGTcatactgtggtgtgtgtgtattgtctgtggtgtgtgtgtactgtctgtggtgtgtgtgtactgtctgtggtgtgtgtgtactgtctgtggtgtgtgtgtgtgtactgtctgtggtgtgtgtgtactgtctgtggtgtgtgtgtactgtctgtggtgtgtgtactgtctgtggtgtgtgtgtactgtctgtggtgtgtgtgtactgtctgtggtgtgtgtgtactgtctgtggtgtgtgtgtactgtctgtggtgtgtgtgtactgtctgtggtgtgtgtgtactgtctgtggtgtgtgtgtactgtctgtggtgtgtgtgtactgtctgtggtgtgtgtgtactgtctgtggtgtgtgtgtactgtctgtggtgtgtgtgtactgtctgCGATGGTTGTACTGTCCGCGGTGGTTGTACTGTCCGCGGTGGTTGCACTGTCCGCGGTGGTTGCACTGTCTGCGATGGTTGTACTGTCTGCGATGGTTGTACTGTCCGCGGTGGTTGTACTGTCCGCGGTGGTTGCACTGTCTGCGGTGGTTGCACTGTCTGCGATGGTTGTACTGTCTGCGATGGTTGTACTGTCTGCGATGGTTGTACTGTCTGCGATGGTTGTACTGTCCGCGGTGGTTGCACTGTCTGCGATGGTTGTACTGTCTGCGATGGTTGTACTGTCTGCGATGGTTGTACTGTCTGCGATGGTTGTACTGTCCGCGGTGGTTGCACTGTCTGCGGTGGTTGCACTGTCTGCGATGGTTGTACTGTCTGCGATGGTTGTACTGTCTGCGATGGTTGTACTGTCTGCGATGGTTGTACTGTCCGCGGTGGTTGCACTGTTTGCGGTGGTTGCACTGTCTGCGATGGTTGTACTGTCTGCGATGGTTGTACTGTCTGCGATGGTTGTACTGTCCGCGGTGGTTGCACTGTCTGCGGTGGTTGCACTGTCTGCGATGGTTGTACTGTCTGCGATGGTTGTACTGTCTGCGATGGTTGTACTGTCTGCGATGGTTGTACTGTCTGCGATGGTTGTACTGTCCGCGGTGGTTGCACTGTCCGC
Proteins encoded in this window:
- the LOC138355234 gene encoding dentin sialophosphoprotein-like, whose protein sequence is MQLQPEPIPSYAEDNVREDSEVCHETSPITERYMLRGEATKAKPHVPGRQENSTTIADSTTIADSTTIADSTTTADSATIADSTTIADSTTIADSTTIADSTTIADSTTIADSTTIADSTTIADSTTIADSTTIADSTTIADSTTIADSTTTADSTTTADSATTADSTTIADSTTIADSTTIADSATTADSATTADSTTIADSTTIADSTTIADSTTIADSTTIADSATTADSATTADSTTIADSTTIADSTTIADSATTANSATTADSTTIADSTTIADSTTIADSTTIADSATTADSATTADSTTIADSTTIADSTTIADSTTIADSATTADSTTIADSTTIADSTTIADSTTIADSATTADSATTADSTTTADSTTIADSTTIADSATTADSATTADNLELD